TCGGAGAAATCGAGAATGGTTCCACCGAGATAAAACATATTTTTCGGGTCAACAAAAATTTTCACACCGTGTTGTTCAAGAATAATGTCACTTTCTTTTTGAATGTCATCGAATGCGAACATATACGAAAACCCCGAACATCCGCCGCCTTTTATTCCAACGCGCAATGCGTGATTCTCTGCGATGTTGTTTTCCATTTTTATTTTTTGAACTTGCACCGCCGCTTTCTCCGTAATATAAATTTCCTCTTGCGAAACCGTTGGCTGTGAAAGTGTTTCTTGAATGACTAATGTGTTTTCCATAGGACTATATAATATTTGAGACGATGACATTTAAAGGATTACTGATAATATTTCTTACAAAACGAATTTTATATTACTTGGTTCTATATTTTTTTTCTTTTAAAATTGAATAGTTGATTATTTTTTCCCGATGCATACTAACCTGGTTCCTAATCGGAAAGATAAAGATACAGGGGAAGTAGGTACTAAAACACGCAAAATATACGACAATAATCGAAGAACTCTCCATTGGGGATAATAGCAAATAGAATTGTATAAATCTATTCCTTTTACAGTGATATCATCAAAATTAGATTTTTTCATTTCTAATTCGATTTCATCTGGAGAAATCTCAAATTCGGGTAGTTCGTAAATTTCGAAGTTAGAAAATTTATTTCTGAGAAATTCCCAAATATTTACCAAAGGATGAAGTTTGTTGGGAAATGCTACAACTGTATATCCTCCTTTTTTCGTGATTCGGTTCATTTCCGATAATAGTTCAATTCTGTAGTTTTCGTTTGAGTAATGTTCTATAACACCACTATTAAAAACGACATCGAAAGTTTCATCTGAAAAACCAGTGTTAAAAAAATCCCCTTGAATGATATCTAGTTCTAATGGTCTTCTTAAAGTCATTTCGTAGTTTTCTTTTGCATTTTTTAAATTCCTCAATGGTATTTCATAATAATCAAATGCAGTTACCTTATACCCCATAAATGCCAGATACAATGAGTCTATTCCTCTACCACAACCTAATTCTATAATCTTTTTTTCACTTGAGTTAGGAATTAAACTCTCAAGTAATTTCATAAAATCTTGGTGTTTTAATCGAGATAAGTATTTCGGATATGAAGTTTGATAAAAATTTCGATTGTTTTTAAAAACATTTCCCCATGCATTAGTTACATGGTTTTTGTCATAGATATTCGATTTAGAAAAATATTTCATTATGCCTCAATCTCTAACTTTTCTGTTTGAATATCAAGTGTTTTCAACGTGGATTGAATCGTATTCACTTCTTCTTCAAAAAAAGTTTCTCCGCATTGTGTGCAAACCCACGCGGGAATCGAATCAAACGTTAAGTGATAACCTTTTCGATGAACGTCGAAATGTGTAGTTTGTTTTTTCATTGTGCCTTGCAAAATAAACATTCCATATTATTTTATTTGGTGTAATGGAGATTGTAATTTTTCTATTAGAAAATCCAAACTACAAATATCAAATGTCAAATAAAATCCTAATTACAAATTACAAACCAGTGATTAAATTTTAGAAATTGATATTAGGAATTTGTTTGTTATTTGAGTTTTGAAATTTGAATTTTGCATTCTATTCCTCATCGTGAATTGTCGTTTCAACTTTTGTTTTGCCGTTTTCTTTTTCTTTGAATTGCAGCAATCCATTGCGAATAGTATTCCACGAAAGCGTTGCGCATTTTACGCGAACGGGAAATTCCAAAACGCCTTTCAGCGCGGAAAGTTCTTCGTAATCGCCGTCATCGGAAAACTGCTTCTCCCCTCTCATCATCGCTTTGAACGAATCAACAAACAGCAACGCTTCATCAATTGTTTTGCCTTTGATTGCATCCGTCATCATTGATGTTGACGATTGACTTATTGCACAACCTTTTCCTTTAAAACGAATTTCGTCTATCTTTTTTTCGTTGTTGAATTTTAGAAATAAGCGAACGTCATCGCCGCATGATTCGTTGTAACCGCGTGTTTCAATATCAGCATTTGCAATTTCGCCAACATTGTGCGGCTCTTTGTAATGCTCGAGAATTATTGTTTGGTAGAGTTCGTTGAGTTTCATAACACTTCTAAATGGAGCCCACTTCCAAAGTGGACTCCATTTTCATTTTGCAAATGAAAAAACTTCTTTCACTTTTTTAAGCGAAGCAACAAGCGCATCTAAATCTTCTTTCGTATTGTAGATGTAAAAACTTGCGCGTGCAACTGCTGGGACACCGAGCCAACGCACAAGCGGTTGTGTGCAATTATGTCCCGCGCGAACACAAATTCCGTCTTCATCCAAAATTGTTGAAACATCGTGCGCGTGAACATCGGCGATGTTAAATGAAACAACTCCGCCCCGTTCTTCTTTCGGTCCGTAGATTTCAATCTCGTCAACTTCTTGCAGAACAGAGAGAGCGTAGTTCGTCAATTCGATTTCGTGCAGGCGAATGTTATTCATTCCGAGCGACGAAAGATAATCAACTGCAACGCCAAGACCAATCGCGCCGGAAATATTTGGCGTTCCTGCTTCAAACTTCCAAGGGATTTCTCGATATGTTGAAACCTCCAACTGCACTTCGGAAATCATTTCGCCGCCGCCCATATACGGAGGCATCGCATCGAGTAGTTCTTTTTTTCCATAGAGACAGCCGATTCCCGTTGGCGCACACATTTTGTGTCCGGAAAAAACAAGAAAATCGCAATCGAGTTTTTGCACATCAATAGCAGAATGAGGAACTGTTTGTGCGGCATCGAGTAATACTTTTGCTCCGTAAGCGTGTGCGAGTGTAATTATTTTTTCTACCGGGTTGATTGTGCCGAGTGTATTGGATGAATGCACGACGGAGACAAATTTTGTTCTTTCTGAAATCAATTGTGGAAGTTGTTCGATGTCTAACATTCCCGGTTCGATGAGCGGAATAAATTTCAACTTCGCACCGGTTTGTTGCGCTATCAATTGCCAAGGAATTAAATTGGAATGATGTTCCATTGGCGTGAGAAGAATTTCATCACCTCGACGTAAATTCGCTCGTCCCCAACTGCTTGCAACGAGATTGATTGCTTCCGATGCGTTGCGCGTAAAAATAATTTGTTCCGTGTGCGCGTTGATAAACTTCGCAACTTTTTTTCGCGCGAGTTCGTACGCTTCCGTTGCTTCGTAACCGATGGAATACACGCCGCGATGAACGTTTGCATTATACATTCTGTAATATTCATCCATTGCTTGTATCACGCACAGCGGCTTTTGCGATGTTGCCGCGCTATCGAGATATACAAGCCTTTTTCCATTCACTTGTCGTTGAAGAATGGGAAAATCGTTTTTTATTTTTTCTGGGTTGAACATAAATTTCTAAAGATAGAGATGCATAACACTTCTACAGCACTTTATTTAGCAGTGTCATACCTTTTCCTTTAGTGAGTTTGGCAGCATCAATAAAAACGGAATACTCTTTTCATATTTCACTTCGTAATAGTTGGCTCCGAGTTGCAAGTTCTTGTAGTATGCTGCTCTGTTGTCCCAATAATTTTTCTCTGAAGTGATAAACCAAGCATTATCGCCAAGTTTCTTTGCCAAAAACCATTTCTCCATTAAACGCGTTGCTCTCCCGTTGCCGTCAACAAATGGATGAATGTTCACAAACGCAAGATGTATGTAGGCGGCGTAGTACAATATTTCCGTTGTTGTCAGTTTGGATTTGAGCAAGATTGCAATGTCGGCGAACAACTTTACTAACTCTTGTTTTACAAACTCCGGTTCAACTGCTAAATAGATTAAGCGACCTTGACTTCGTACTCCAACTTTTACTTTTCGGATTTTGCCGCGCTCCTTTTTTATAAGAATGGTTCGTGTTAATATTTCGTGCGCTCTTAAAATGTTGGCAAGCGTCAATTCGTTTTCTCGTGCGTATTGATATGCGGCAATGAGGTCTTCAATTTCTTTCATTTCTTTTGTCCGTAAGTGCAAGTTAAACTCACTCGCTTTTAAGTACGTGTCAAAATTTACCGTGTTGCCTTCAATGTTGGAAGAATGTACCGCAGAATTTGCAAGATAAAATTTGAAATCCTCAACGGTCTGCGGCTTCTTTTTTATGGAAGCATACGCACTCTCGACATTAACTTTAAGCCGTTTTTTATACTCGTCAAATAAGTCTTGTCGTAAGATTTTTAGTTTCAAAGTCATAGTTTCTCACAGAGATTTGTTTGGAACAAAGTTACTAATAAACGTCATTGGTAATTAGTCATTTGTCATTCGTAATATTTTTCAAACTCAACGCTTTACTAATGACCAATGACAACTGACTAATGACAAATCATTTCACTTCTTCCAATCTCTTTTCAATAAATGTCATTACTTCTTCGCGCACATCGTCAACAGAAATTTGGTCTATCGCTTCACTGAAAAATCCAAGCGTTAAAAGCCTCGTTGCTTCGTTGCGCGAAAGTCCACGGCTCATCAAATAAAATAAAT
The Ignavibacteria bacterium DNA segment above includes these coding regions:
- the erpA gene encoding iron-sulfur cluster insertion protein ErpA — protein: MENTLVIQETLSQPTVSQEEIYITEKAAVQVQKIKMENNIAENHALRVGIKGGGCSGFSYMFAFDDIQKESDIILEQHGVKIFVDPKNMFYLGGTILDFSDGLNGKGFVFSNPKATKTCGCGNSFLAS
- a CDS encoding Fic family protein codes for the protein MTLKLKILRQDLFDEYKKRLKVNVESAYASIKKKPQTVEDFKFYLANSAVHSSNIEGNTVNFDTYLKASEFNLHLRTKEMKEIEDLIAAYQYARENELTLANILRAHEILTRTILIKKERGKIRKVKVGVRSQGRLIYLAVEPEFVKQELVKLFADIAILLKSKLTTTEILYYAAYIHLAFVNIHPFVDGNGRATRLMEKWFLAKKLGDNAWFITSEKNYWDNRAAYYKNLQLGANYYEVKYEKSIPFLLMLPNSLKEKV
- a CDS encoding SUF system NifU family Fe-S cluster assembly protein, translating into MKLNELYQTIILEHYKEPHNVGEIANADIETRGYNESCGDDVRLFLKFNNEKKIDEIRFKGKGCAISQSSTSMMTDAIKGKTIDEALLFVDSFKAMMRGEKQFSDDGDYEELSALKGVLEFPVRVKCATLSWNTIRNGLLQFKEKENGKTKVETTIHDEE
- a CDS encoding class I SAM-dependent methyltransferase produces the protein MKYFSKSNIYDKNHVTNAWGNVFKNNRNFYQTSYPKYLSRLKHQDFMKLLESLIPNSSEKKIIELGCGRGIDSLYLAFMGYKVTAFDYYEIPLRNLKNAKENYEMTLRRPLELDIIQGDFFNTGFSDETFDVVFNSGVIEHYSNENYRIELLSEMNRITKKGGYTVVAFPNKLHPLVNIWEFLRNKFSNFEIYELPEFEISPDEIELEMKKSNFDDITVKGIDLYNSICYYPQWRVLRLLSYILRVLVPTSPVSLSFRLGTRLVCIGKK
- a CDS encoding cysteine desulfurase codes for the protein MFNPEKIKNDFPILQRQVNGKRLVYLDSAATSQKPLCVIQAMDEYYRMYNANVHRGVYSIGYEATEAYELARKKVAKFINAHTEQIIFTRNASEAINLVASSWGRANLRRGDEILLTPMEHHSNLIPWQLIAQQTGAKLKFIPLIEPGMLDIEQLPQLISERTKFVSVVHSSNTLGTINPVEKIITLAHAYGAKVLLDAAQTVPHSAIDVQKLDCDFLVFSGHKMCAPTGIGCLYGKKELLDAMPPYMGGGEMISEVQLEVSTYREIPWKFEAGTPNISGAIGLGVAVDYLSSLGMNNIRLHEIELTNYALSVLQEVDEIEIYGPKEERGGVVSFNIADVHAHDVSTILDEDGICVRAGHNCTQPLVRWLGVPAVARASFYIYNTKEDLDALVASLKKVKEVFSFAK